ttaaacacAAATGACCCTAAAGACTTTCCTCTAATCTATTCAAACTATTTCAGTGATCCAAGAGATTTGGAACTATTGCTTTCTGGTATTGAAAAGCTGTTAGAGATTCTTAAcactacattttttaaatccgttAAAGGTTTCTTGGGAAGAATCAAGTGGCCTGAGTGTGATAAGTTTAAAGTAGGAAGTAGAGATTATTTGAAATGCATATGTATTAATTTAGTAGGAACTGTGTATCATCCAGTAGGGACGTGTAAGATGGGATCAAATGTTAGTAATTCTGTTGTAAGCAGTCGGTTGAAGGTCCATGGAGTAAAGAATCTTCGTGTAGTAGATGCTAGTGTAATGCCTAACCATATAAGTGGTAATACAAATGGTGCCTGTGTTATGATTGGAGAGAGAGCTGCTGAATTGATAAAAGAAGACCACAAAAaggtgtaaaaataaatacaatacaatataatatacaatagaaaacaaaaagtGTTTCGCTTTGCGTGTTAAATGATTCATTTATATAAGATTTCAACATACGACACTGTGCAATCAAAATGATTCATTAGAATGATCgcttaaaaaaactttaagtataatatattacctTTATCATAcgatagttataaaaatattgtattattgtgattgtaattttaaaaatacgaatGTTTTATGTCATGtgtattatatataattagCATCACAAGAGTACTTGCATATAATTATTACCGTCTgcaacaagtaaaataaaacataagactataattaattatgtgttttttttcatGTCTTTTCTGtagacttcttcttcttaaagtatggttagtggccaacctagtgtcaaagctgtttaagccgcccgaaggcctttgacgtagcttaacgactgttatcttatttgacaacaaacgggaccaactttttacgtgccctccaaccACGGAGACGCggagttcaaataccactatccagtcacccatctgtagaatgaccgcgccaaggtttgcttaccCCACAGATCATTACctgaccggtgagtgcaactgcgCCTCGCCTTTTCTGtagaaagaaataataacaaattcttTTTAAAAGTGCGACTCTTTTATGTGTGATGCGACGCACTGGATTTTcgatatttaacaaaaaacgCATATAAGAAATGTACTTATAATGTACTACTCcaactttttgtttttcattgttCAATAAGTACTTGTGACTTAATAATGTTTCTGTATCATCATTCGGactcttttttaatttttgcataACAGCGCTGCAGAAAACAAGTTAcaagtaattaaaatgaaaatttacatgtgcttattcttatttaaatgttaatttaccTCGCTTACGCGGTAATCTGATTAAAGTTTCGTAATCATTTCATAATGATAAATCTGAAGCAAGTTTTATTTGTCTGTCTTACTTGCTTTgaatatactatattatattatttgatatatgatatattatagtactattataattataatgaaattatagCGGTAACTAGTGGTTAGTGaacgtttgacatttcaaactgcttgataaaatagtttttgcaaAACATCTTAGCCGATAGTACCGACTATTTAAAATTGCACATCTGTATTGAAAATTGGTCCCTAACCAAAATGATTACATCAGCAAATCTTTGGCCACctaataattatgaaacaaaagtCAGGGGCAATATTTAGTTGTACAAATGTGCAGTGCTTAAgaaaaccatttatttacataataataacattatgtcGTAATTATTGCAATGTAAAATTATACAAGATATCAGTTGCAGCCGACACACGTTGCAGTGTATACCTGTAACCAGACCAGTGTAAAgactaattataaaattaaatgcagtggtaagttttttttcataattatatcgAATGTAAACAAACGCCCTGTTTTACTActcatatatatgtataaagataGATACGACGTATCTCGTAAAAGATAATGATAATGTAAGAAAgcatttgttttgcttatagccatatttaatgtgatttatctgacacttttaattttataagtgaTATTATAACTTTCTAATAAGtgactacaaaaaaataatttctataaaaaaggtGAGTgtcacaaaaatacataaagaaaGCCTGTGCACTATTTTAGAACAACTCTGATCTTTTCAGTACAGTTTAAACTGAATTGGAGCCATTTAAATCTGAAGTTTAAGAGagttatttgtttctttatatgtatgtttatatagcATCACTTACGTGGGTACACGGGACATGTCACCTCGTGTTCTTTGGTACCCATATAACAAACATTtggatatttataatttgtctATCTCATTCACTCACATTATGCCTTATAAGGTCGGCAATATAAAACAACATGTTTTTTTGGTAGTTACAATTCATCATGTACTGCGCCTTCAGCCGGAATAGCGTCAACAGCGTTTGCATCTGCCGTGCAATTCTTTGCGGCGGCACAATGTATCACAAATCGTGTCTTTCCTGAAGGAGATTTAAGTGAGTATGAAGTTCtaaatatcttcaatattaacaaacataacTTCGACACAAATTCTTATATTAATGATTATTGAGGTACATAATTGTTGTTAacgtatttgtttgtttttgaaatgtatttactaCGAACTAGATACGTTTTATGGCACATTATTTATCGGCCCTGTTTGACAAGatgtttaaatgtaaatgaggcaagaaagtttgtaaggatccccctatggaaaaagacgtgtatgtatgtatataattgtACTGattgcttattaaaatattttcaaatgattctcaaaaatgtactttttataACCTTGTACAAAAACACGTTGTtgagaaaataatgaatttatgcacggcaaacatttaaataactataaaagaTGTTTATTCACAAAGCTTCCGTTGTTTTCTAATGTACTGAATTGCTGATATTTCCGAATACATGTTTCAGATTTCGAAACATTTGACTTCATAATAGTGGGGGCTGGTAGTACAGGATGTGTGTTAGCTAATCGGCTTAGTGAAGTAAAACACTGGAACATATTACTCATAGAAGTTGGGGGTGACCCGCCCATAGAAGCTGATGTAAGTAAAAACCTATGTTtctttaattattgttattaagagTGAGGtatttaaacaaagtttttacCCAAAAACTACGATATTATTCACACAAATCTCGTTGGTGGAATGTTTTGGAACACAGAACAGTAAATCCAAATTAAAACGTTTCAGATCCCCGCTTACCACTTCGATTTATatgaaactaaatataattgGGGCTACAAAACTACGTACAATGGTATAACTAATCGAGCTAATATAAACGGATCCATTGACTGGCCAAGAGGAAGGATGATTGGAGGTAGCAGTAATATCAACGCAATGATTTACATACAAGGCAATGACGCAGACTATCAGAAATGGTGCGACGCGGGCAATTCTGAATGGTGCGTGAGGAATGTAAGAAGATGTTTTAAGAAGGCAGAAAGCTTCCAAGATATGAATTTGGATCGAAATCCATATATGAAGAACCATTATGGACATAGTGGACCTCTTGTTATCAATACGTTTAATAGTACAGATAGAATGAATTCTCAGCAAGTATTATCAGCGTATAGAGAAATTGGGATCGATAATGTTCCAGATATTAATGTTGCACAAGCATTCGGTTCTGGTATTACTCGAGTAACAAGTTCTAATGGAGAAAGAAATAGTATCAGTAAGGCATACTTAGAACCGGTGAAAAATAGACCAAACTTAAGAATAATGAAAAATGCTTTAGTgactaaaatattaactaatgGTATTAGACAAGCTTACGGAGTTACAGTGGACCAAAATGGTAAACAATTTACAATATATGCGATCAAAGAAGTGATTGTGAGCGCCGGTTCTATCAACTCTCCACAATTGCTTATGTTATCTGGTATAGGCCCAAGAAAACATTTGaaatcacataatataaaaacagtGGTCGATTTACCAATGGTTGGGCAAAACCTTATGGACCATTCTCTTgtacaagtaaatatatttgcTGATGAACCTAATGCAGTGACAGAAGCTGATTTACAATTTGAcgttataaaatacttttataatcgCACAGGAAGATTAGCAGAATTTAggatttatgatattttagcatttttttcaTTGAACAAGTTTGCGTCATATCCAGATTTTGAAGTTTATTTAGTGAAACATAGGAAAAATACTAGCACTCTAAAAGATATATTGGTCaacttgaataaattaaaagatgTCGTTGTAGATTCTTTGGTAGAACTGAACAAAAAATACGCTCTTTATTCATTCCAAATAAGCCAACTACATCCATATTCACGGggaaatatttctttaaattcaaACAACCCTAAAGACTTCCCACTAATATATCCAAACTACTTCAGTGATCCCAGAGATTTGGATATATTAGTGTCAGGTATTGAAAAACTGACCGAAATACTAAATACTAGGTTTTTCAAATCTGTCAGAGCTTTCCTGCCAAGAATCACTTGGCCGGAATGTGATAAATTCAAATTAGGTTCAAGAAATTATTGGAAATGTGTTTGTATCAATATAGTAGGTACGGTGTATCATCCAGTAGGTACTTGTAAAATGGGAACAGGCCCTAGTAACTCGGTAGTGAGCGGTAGACTGAAAGTCCATGGAGTAGACAACCTTCGCGTGATAGATGCTAGTGTAATGCCTAGTCATATAAGTGGTAATACAAATGGACCTTGCGTGATGATCGGAGAAAGAGCTTCTGAAATTATAAAAGAAGATTACGGTGAATGGTgaagcttttaaaattaatatccaTTGAAGATTTGAATTGTCATTGTaagatgttattatattaaatatagtatagattatttttaatataaataaaataatcataatgctttttttcataactattaaactctcgcgttgcatgttaaatatataatagcATGCGGGAATTGAaccaaacacgcattttaccttgaaatgcctaacgttttgtCGTTCGGTTGCACTTGCTGTAGTCgcaagtaaaatgcgtgttcgcgtttattcccgtatcctataaaattttaaatatgccTTTTTTCTTCTGAAGAATATTCTGAGGTAAGTTACCtaccaatatttttatcgaCAGTGTTTATTTGTCCTACTTTTGTGTAAAAGGAGGCTTGCAAACTTCGCAGCTGTTGCTGACGTACAAATTGGCTTCATAACAATTGTTtgatttgttaataatatttacttagcaATCAATGAAGAATGTAAAATACAGAAAcgttttttgtacaataaaaaatagcaaTTGATATGTATTGATCGACAACAGTTGTTGTTTATTCAATGTTGATAAGTATTGTCGTGTACATAAAGACATCAATGCATTTGCATTTAGTAATGTACTTGAACCATGCTCGTGTGAATTTCTACAGCGTGGTCTCATACACACTTTTACGATAATACTAATTATGTTCACCCATCCAAAATGtttattgacaaataaaaatcgaagtatttgtttataatttgcctaataaatattaatagctaGGGAATTTAAATCACTCCTTATTTGTATCTGTATTAAGTTTCAATCATCTCAAAGTCACGTCAAATATGCTTGAAGTCAGTATGCCCTTATTTCTATTCACTCACAATCTCTTGTTTCTATATTCATTCCGCCAACAAAGAAACCAATAAACTTTATTGAGTCCAAACATGTAAAAAGCCTCTGAGCCCCGAAAAACACTCGACTTAATAAACAAAACGCAAATAATCCTTTACGCCCTACATTTGGGGAGTAACaactatttacaaaacataGCATATTTTTCTGGGACCACAATACGAAACCACATAGATACCATTTATTTTGGGACCTTTCTTGACCCTTTATTGACATTGAAAACGGGAGGCTTTTTTCATGATTGCGGTCCCGGAAGTAAAGTATTTGCTTAAGCATGGAAGAAATAGTTCCTATTGTCTTTTGTAGTGTGCCTTTAAGGCAAAGAGGAACGAAATCGTCGATATATTACGTGCATAAACATATTTGATGCCGATCCCGAAATAAGGAAGTcggctgtttatttttatttgagaagGGATAGTAATGCATTGTTTTGTGGTCCATAGTGAGTTAAGTATCTTAGCAAAGTGCTTGCAGACAACAGATTGCTATACCATTATTTGGATTAATATGCTACTTCGTACTCGGAgttaatgttatgtttatatgcATTTATGTTGTATTGAGTAGCAAGGCTAGTCTTGAAATAATTGTGTTGTTTCTTTTTACACATAACTGTTGAAGAATTTTCAAAGTTTAACTTAGATCTTGTGAAAAGACTCTGTCTGCAGTTCAGACGTAAAACACAAATATCTGTTTTTTCGTAACAGCTTAACAACttacgtattttatttgaattattttaatgatgtcGTTAATTATGCCTTAAAAACTTCGAAACTGAAATTGGGTTTATCAGATTACTTTAAGATCATCTCATAAGATATTACTTTACACAAGTTTTTAACAAACgtatcaaaaaatattctcattgaATTCGATTTGAACACAGATACATTTCAGTTTCCTCTGATTTTATCCTTTTCTCTCTTGATTCGATCGCGAGCCTTTTTTGCTTCTCTTTCACATAGTCCACTAGGGAAATACTCAAGCCTAAGTTTGGTACGTTTCACCGACGTATCACAAAAAGAGAATTTTCTGTACAATTCTGATATTTGAAGGAAAAAACAAATCGTAACGCACTATCCGCGTTTCTTAAATGACGTTCctaatacttgtttatttttataggccATTATAAAGGGAATTTGGCTGTTTGTGTCCCCAAAATGTTTTCAGGTCAGCTCTGAATATCTTTGGTGTAAAGAGGTCAGGATTGcggaaaataaatgttatgggGTTTTTCAATGTGACTCTTAAgattgtgataaataaataaagagaataTAATGGTGTCTTATAAATGgtttggtaattttttttaggtATGCAGTAAATGACCTTCCAGTATTTTTTTGCGCAGTTGAAACAGATATAAAGTGCTAAAATGTtgatttatacaaaatcataaataaatacataatgtttACACAGTTTGCAGAGCTTGTTCCATGGtaccaaacaactgataaacaaacttatatgtGTACTTCTACATCCACACATATTGTTAATCTTGTAGCTAAATTTATATCTAGGCTTAGAACAGATACCCGTGCTCATCAGACAAATATCTATCTGTGAGATTCAAACCCACTACACCCGACGCtacggttatagcgctttacgTGCAGTTTATTCTAATATACATAAACCGTGTGTTTGCAAACAAAAGCAAGTAGACTCTTGACGATTATTTGTATGAAGCCTTGTTGTTCCCACCTTTCAACACTGATCATCTAACACCAAGCTAATGAGATACATATCCCATAAACACCGAGACAAGAGCGATACAAGAAGCTATTCGCGTGTAAAATCCTCTCAGACATGAAACGGATCCCACAATGGCACCGTGCGAATGTGATTTGTCTGTTTATTCCAAAATGCCATCGTTTtccttataaaattatttccgaCAATGCCACCTGCATTTTCACGTGAGATGCCTTGAAAAGATCGTCGCGAAATCATTGAATAGTTTGTACGGATGGGTGAAATGGATTGGATTTGGTCGTCTGAAAAGGACTGGGCTGGCTGAAAATATAGGTTTTGTTAATGCTGGAGAACTTTGATTAGAGAAATAGGTTATGGGTTTTATACACGTATTCACAGTGAGGTAAACTAAGACctcagaaataatattattagttcatCTTTGCTAGATACtctttgagttttatttaatactagctgacccgcgcaacttcgcttgcgtcacataagagagaatgggtcaaaattttccccgtttttgtaacatttttcactggtactctgttcctattggtagtagcgtgatgatatatagcctataaccttcctcgacaaatggtctatctaacactgaaagaatttttcaaatcggaccagtagttcctgagattagcgcgttcaaacaaacaaacaaacaatcaaacaaacaaacaaactcttcagctttataatattagtatagatttacacaACTTACACAAagctagaatattttttgtatgttttatcgATGTCAGTTAGggaaaagaaaattaagaaaaaaaattaagataataattaaaaattcagACCCAATAAAAGTGATTTCTGCATCCATCAAAATTGAGAaacgaattatattattactacataaataaacaatgaaaactaGGTCATCTCATCTACTATCAGTAAAAACACTTATCAGAAAAACATACCAACAGTTTTTACGCTTCAATCTGCAAACCTCGTCCAACTTTCCGTCATTTCTTAAGGTTCGTACACATCCAATCTCATCTTGAAGAAAACTTTAATCAGATGCGTGTGAAGAATGGCATCTATTTGTTTACGTCACCACAGATCCTGCAGCCTAACTTTTTTACAACACACCGACCTTTATCCTGACGATTGCGATACGAGCAGATTGTTTGCTGAGTAATAACAATGCTGGGAAATATTTTGCGTTTTTACCGATTCTATATCAATTCTGTATGAAGAAGGGATATAGAATTTTCCTTGCTGaatgctttatatttttattatattgcgtaaatgaaaaaaatgcttAGTTACTCCTTATATCTACTGTTACTGACGATAGAAAAACAGGCAGCCAGCTCCGAGCAAAGATACTGATGACGTTTTACTTCATTTTTACCCAACTTATATCTGAACTAATTATACTAAATATAGCTATATCGGCTAATGGTACCAGCTAGAGTGTtcgttttattcaaaaataatctttatcaAGAACAAAAAGCGAGCCGCTAAGAGCCTCCTTCGAAGTTTTAGTTGTAGGCAACAATCACTAGACGATCCCTAAAAGCACTTTCAAACAATAGAAAAGACATTAACAGAATCGCAAAGTAATCTTGTATCGTACCAAAATCGCTGATTTCTATTTTCTAGAAACAGTTCCGATCCCTATCGTAATTTTGAACGTTAGTAGCTTTTTTCGCTAAAGTTATGATGTTCTAAGAACCCACTGGAGTCCCAGAATCGTATCGATACGTTAAAATGTGTTGCCTGAATAAACATTTGCTATTTGTCCTTTGTCGTGCGAAGAAAGTGATCGGAGAAAGCAATTTAGAACTAAGAATATCTTTTATCTGTTGAATTGCAACTGTCAGAAGCAAaacgatttaaaatattgttcgagatcatttttcatttcattttagaAACATTGCACGTAATCGAAGAAAATTatcaaattttgaatgttatttttatttaaatgacaaaacagtttaatacaatttttcaaaGGATAGATAAATTATTGACTATTTATCTCTGCAGTTCagtatttctattatatttatttcttatttaactACGATGctctaataatatttactgaTGCGTACGTTTGATAACAATTATGTAGATCATTTCAATGAAAAGGTCAAATAGTTCAACCAATTTGAATGCTAATTTTACTTCACTACAAAATACTAAACTTTTAACTCAAAATACTAACATCGAGCGTGTCCAggaatttattcattatttgatGTTGTTTGTTCATAGTTCAAATGCTAATTGACCCAATATTAATCATTTTAGATCAATTTTATGATAGCAAATAGCATTTGAATGCATCAGCTAATTCACTACCTACAtgacgtaaaaaaatatttgttgtctAATTTTGTCCttatttttcttatcgtatagttagtggtcaatctagtgtcaaagctgttcaagccgcccgaaggcctttgactatgatttaacgactgttaccttatttgacaacaaccgggaccaacgttttacgtgccctccgaagcacggaggcgctcaGTTCACCACTatcttttaccgaccggtcagcgcaactggctattttGTCCTTACAGAGAGTATTGCAAAGTCTAGCAACCCTTTATTGATAGTTTCAGACAGTAAAGTTTAATCATAACGATCTAGACTATAAAAAGGTCTTACTCACGAGGAAAGTTTCCAGCCGTTGACCGATCTTAAGGGCCGTATGCCCCAACAAGATTGAAAGTTGATACGGACTAAACAGGCATGGAGTGATTTATTGACATTTTTTCTcttgttgtaataaataacaataggtCTGCCGTTTGATAAATTTCTGCGTATTCAAATGTGGCCTATAAGTTCGTTGGCTAAATCTGAGTTTTTACCAATAACTTAACTTCAAAAAGAGAATTACGATTGTAATTTTAAAGtctgatttttattattatgcagaTGGACACGTGAGATAGCTtttgaaagaatttaaaatatttgaacccGAAcgatagattattatttactttggaCCGAGTATGTACTCTAACCAAGTCACGTTTGtttaaaagctatattttttaaaaaatatatttaaatgagttAGTTCCTGATAAAACGTGAAATAGTTTGTTatagaacattaaaaaaatgaataccGTAGATATTTCTTATACTTATAAGTCATcattaagatatattatatgtttgAAAATATCCATTCGTTCCGGAAATTACCACCTACTTTATACCCCAATTTGCAAATCCcgaattaatttttaatagtaggtaataaacactttatataagttttcattttcataaaaatttaattcatgATGCTgaaaacttacataaaatattaaactgttaaaaacttacaaaaaaccCGTCACACACATCACACgtcagtcgctccatgtaaaatactggtatccagctgcatccggtaagattggaagccgacttcaacaaaactggaagaaaggctaagctgatgatgAATATAACAAGGTTATTGGTAAGTTAGTTGCTTATACAGTATATAAGCTTAGTACTAAGTTAACCATATTAGCCATTCCACCCAAACATACAATTTCTAAACTGAACATAAGTATTTCTACTGGcacatttttattcaacaagGAATACATGTTTGACCTCGAATAATACGACAGATCCCCACTTACATATGCGAACAGACTTGATCCTAAGACTTAGTTGTGACCGACATCTGAATGTTTGTTtgccacatattattatatacgttcTGATAGTAAAATTctctttattttgttgtaagtGATAGGCCATAGATCTGTTATTATAACAACAACTGAAATTGCAACGTACTGTATTActgagtttttttatataatgcgAGTTTCTatgcaaaaaatgttttttttaatacacatattgTGAGTACTTTGGTTTCTTTATTACTTAATAGGTATTAATAACAAACAGAAATCGATGATTAATCAGCTGTTgttagtcaatagtggtagagacaCGCTTAAAAATGCTCTTTACTGTA
Above is a genomic segment from Anticarsia gemmatalis isolate Benzon Research Colony breed Stoneville strain chromosome 8, ilAntGemm2 primary, whole genome shotgun sequence containing:
- the LOC142974646 gene encoding ecdysone oxidase-like; this encodes MQCYNSSCTAPSAGIASTAFASAVQFFAAAQCITNRVFPEGDLNFETFDFIIVGAGSTGCVLANRLSEVKHWNILLIEVGGDPPIEADIPAYHFDLYETKYNWGYKTTYNGITNRANINGSIDWPRGRMIGGSSNINAMIYIQGNDADYQKWCDAGNSEWCVRNVRRCFKKAESFQDMNLDRNPYMKNHYGHSGPLVINTFNSTDRMNSQQVLSAYREIGIDNVPDINVAQAFGSGITRVTSSNGERNSISKAYLEPVKNRPNLRIMKNALVTKILTNGIRQAYGVTVDQNGKQFTIYAIKEVIVSAGSINSPQLLMLSGIGPRKHLKSHNIKTVVDLPMVGQNLMDHSLVQVNIFADEPNAVTEADLQFDVIKYFYNRTGRLAEFRIYDILAFFSLNKFASYPDFEVYLVKHRKNTSTLKDILVNLNKLKDVVVDSLVELNKKYALYSFQISQLHPYSRGNISLNSNNPKDFPLIYPNYFSDPRDLDILVSGIEKLTEILNTRFFKSVRAFLPRITWPECDKFKLGSRNYWKCVCINIVGTVYHPVGTCKMGTGPSNSVVSGRLKVHGVDNLRVIDASVMPSHISGNTNGPCVMIGERASEIIKEDYGEW